Part of the Desulfovibrio sp. ZJ209 genome, CGGCGGGAGGGCTTGGGGCCGTCCGGCGCATGGCCGAGGATGATGTTCAGCTTTTCCGCCTCGAAAGCCTCGCTGAGCTTCTGCCCGGCCTGTTTCTGCGCGAGGTGGGGCAGGAGGTCGGCGATGCAGAAGACGGGTTCCCCCGGCTTTTCGCCGATGCTCACGTCCACGCGCTCGCCGTTCTCCCGGATGACGACGCCGTGGAGCGCCAGGGGCCTCGCGAGCCACTGGTATTTGCGGATGCCGCCGTAATAGTGCGTTTTCGCCTGCACCACGCCCGGCTGCTCCACCAGCGGGTGCTGCTTGAAATCGAGCCGCGGGCTGTCCGCATGGGCGGCGATGAGGGCGAGGCCGTCCTTGAGGGGCGCTGTTCCGCGCCGCGCCGCAAAGAGCGCCTTGCCCCGCAGGGGCCGCATGGCGCGGGCCGCGCCGAAATCCTCCCCATAGCCCGCTTCGGCAAGGCGCCTCTGCACATAGGCGACGGTCTCGCGCTCGGTCTTGCAATTGCTGATGAAGTCGAGATAGCGCCCGGCGAGCGCCTGCACGTCCTTGCGGGCGTCGGCATAACGCTCCAAGGCGTTGGGGGGGGTGTAGGCGAGTTCGTTTTTCATGGCTGTGACTCCCGTGAGGAAGAAGGTGGATCGAGATAGCCGGGATAGCGGCCAAAAAATTCGGCCAGCAGGTAGAGCGAACCGGTCATGAGCGTGACGGCATCGCTCGCTGGAGCGGCACCGCCTGCCGCGGCGAGCGCCCGCCCAAGCGCATCCGGGCCATCCAGCGCAACGGCAGGCGCGGGGGAGAGGGCGGCAAGGAAGGCGGCCACTTCGGCTGGCTCAGCGGCGCGCGGATTCTCCAGGGCCGGGATAAAGACGGGCACGTGCGGGAAGCGGCGCCGAAGCATCCCGGCCGAGCTGCGCCAGTCCTTGTCGCCAAGGCAGGAAAAGATAATGGCCGCCGGCGGGGTTGCCATGAGGCCCGGGGCGCCCCCTTCACCATCAAGCGCCCGCAACAGGGCCTGCATGCCGTGCGGATTGTGCGCGCCGTCCAGCAGGAGCGCGGGATGCTCCGCCGTGCGCGGGAGGAGCTGGAGCCGCCCGGGCAGGAAGGCGCGGGCCAGCCCCAGCGCCTGGGCTTCGGCATCGTCCGAGCGACAGCCGAGCAGCGGGGCGACGCGCCCCCAGGCCGTGAGCGCCAGCGCGGCGTTGCCCAACTGGTGCGCGCCGGCGAGGCCGAGGCGCGGCAGCCAGTCTTTGGGGAGGGGTGACGCTCCAGTCAGGGGGGCATCCGTGGCGTTTGCGGCAGCCCGCAGGGTTTCTGCCGCCAGCGGGAACTGCTCCGCCGTGCACACCGGGGCCGCGCTGCGCACGGCCGCCGCCTTGTCGCCGGCGATATGCGCAAGAGTGGGCCCCAGCACGGCCGCGTGATCCATGGCGATGGGCGTGAAGCAGAGCACATCGGCGGCAATGGCGGTGGTGGCGTCATTGCGTCCGCCGAGGCCGGCCTCCATGGTGGCCACGTCCACCCCGGCCTCCCGGAAGAGGAGGAGCGCTAGCACGGTGAGAAATTCAAAATAGGTGAGGTGCTCCCCCCCGCAGGCTTCGAGGACGGCACTCGCCGGTGCGGCCCACAGCTTGCCGGGGACGGGGCGCCCGTCTACGCGGATACGCTCTTCCGGGAAAACGAAATGCGGCGAGGTATAGAGCCCGGTGCGGCAGCCGTGCGCGGCGCAGAGGCTGGCCAAAAAGGCGGAAGTGGAACCCTTGCCGTTGGTGCCCAGCACCTGCACGACCGCGAAGGGCGGCCGCTCCAGCCCGAGCGCCGCGAGCACGCGCCGCATGCGCTCAAGGCCGAGCTCCATATGGAACATGCCGAGAGCGTCCAGATGCTGGCGGACGCCCTGATAACTACGAAAGGGCATCGTCTTCTCCGCCAGCGGCCCCGGCCTCCAGTTCCGACAGGTGGGCGCGGGCAAAGTCCAGCGTGGGGTCGAGTTCCAGCGCGGCAGTGAGTTCGCGCCGCGCGTCCTGCGGCCTGCCCAGGAACTTGTAACAAATGCCCAAATTGGCGCGGTCCATGGCCGAGCCCTTGTCCAGCTTGAGCACGGCTTTGAAGGCTTCGGCCGCTTCCGCATAGCGCCCGGTCTTGTAGAGCGCTACGCCGAGCAGGTTGCCGTATTCCTTCATCTCGGGGCAGAGGCTCACCGCCTGTTCGAGCAGGGGCACCGCCTCGGCCCAGCGCCCGCGCAGGGTTCCCGCATGGGCGGCATAGAAGGCGGCAAGCCCGGCTGCCTCGGCATCGGGCTGCAAAGGCAGCGCGGCGAGGAAAAGGTCGCGCGCCTGTTCCGGCTCTTCCCGGCGCAGGGCCAGCATGCCCTGAAAAAAGGGCAGGTAGTGCGCCCCCGGCGAGAGCTCGGCGAGGGCCACGAGCCCGCGGGAAGCCGTTTCCGCATCGCAGGTCTCCGCGAGCTTGCGGCCCACGAAAAGGCCGAGGCCCTGGTTCGTGTCGCGCTCGCGGAACTGGAGGCCGGGAACGATGGTATAATGCGCGGGGATGCCGAGGGCCGGATGCGTGGTCGCCACCGCATAAACCTCAAGGGGCTTGAGGCCGTCAATGGCGGCGAGCAGTTCGTCGCGGATGTCCGGCGCCTCCACCGAGGGCAGGCTCTCCAGGGGGATGGCCGGCCCCGCGAGCAGCCATTCCGCCTGCGCAAGCTGCGTGAACTTGGGGAGGCCCGAAGCCTCGTAACAGGCGCCAGTGCAGAAATCGCCCCCAAGCTGCGCCACTTCGGTGACGGCGCGGATGGTGGCCTTGGCCGGCGAGGAGGCCGTGCCCGCCGTGAACACGATTTCCGAGCGTTCGGGAAAGGTGGCAGGGTCCCACGCGAGCGCCCCCACGGTGGGGAGCGGCATGCCGAGCGACAGATCCTTGAGCACGAGCCGGATGCCCTCTCGGGTGAAGGCGTCCAGAAGGCCGCGCAGGGTCGGGTCTTCACAGCTGGCGGGGTCGATGGTCGGCAGGGTGGGGCGCTCACGGTCGGCAATGCAGCACACATGGCGTTCCACCAGTTCGGAGAGGCCCTGGAGCAGGGATTCCTCCACGCTGTTGCCGGCGGAGGAGCCGTTGAATTCCCCAAGCATGCGGAACCAGTCGAGCGGCAGCCAGACCGTGCGGCCGCTGGCGAGGTGCGTTGCCGGGTGGAATTCCCAGGCAGTGAGGTCCATGATGCGCCTTGCGCGCTCGACGGGCATTTTGTCGCCCACGGAAAGCAGCACCTCCTCCAGCGGCAGCAGGGCGGCCCCGAAGCGTGCCTCGGCCTCGCTCCATGTGCCGCTGAAGGTCTCGCGCGGGCGCTCCCAGAAGCTGAAAAAGGCAAAGCGCTCCATCACTTCCATGAGCGCCGAGGCCAGCGCCTGCTCCTCCGACGAGCCCTTGCCCATCTGCTTGCGGGTGGGCATCACCGCGCGCGCGTCGCTGCCGCAAATGCCGAGGTAGACAGGGATGCCGAGGCGCCCCACGTCCACCCGGCGCGCGCCCGCAACCACGTCCAACCCGGCCCGCGCGAGGCTCGCGCGCACGCGTTCCACGGTGACAGCCGGGCTCACGGCCTTGTCGAGGTCGCGCGTATACCCTTTGGGGCAGGCGGCGAGAAGGATGGCCGGCGTCTTCATGGCCGCTCCAGGATGCAGATAGTGTAGATGCGCCGCTGCTCCACGCCGTCTTCGTCACGGCTTTTCACACCGATCTTGCCCTCCTGCACGTTGAATGACTTGGCCGCCAGCTTGGCGAAACGGGGCTTGGCGCGGGCGAGGTCCGTGCAGAACAGGGCCTTGCCGCCGGCGGCCAGGTGGCGCTCGAGAAATTTCAGGAGCGGCCGGTGCAGGTCATCAAGATAAAGCAGCTCGGAAGCGGCGATGATGTCGAAGCCCCCGGGAAAGCGCGCATCCTGCCCTGGCGTGGTGACATCCAGATGGCGCACCTCGATGCGGTCTTCCAGATGGTTTTTCAGCACGTTGGCCCGGGCAAAGGCGAGGGCGTCGGCCACATTGTCGCTGGCCACGATATGCGAAAATCCGTAGCGCGCGGCCACCATGCTGCAAATGGCGCAGCCCGCGCCGATCTCCAGCAGGCGCTTGCCCTCCGGCTCCTGGGTGCGGAGGAAGCGTCCGAGCACGAAGGAGCCGGGCCACACCTTGGCCCAGAGCGGCAAATCGCGCATGGGGTCATGGATGGCGCCGCGCCGCAGCAGATTATCCAGATGCCGGGGCATGTCGCGTACGGTGAGCACGTCCAGCGTGCCGTCGTCCACCTCAAGGGGCTCAAAGTCGGCGTCAAAGGTCTTGCGGATGTCGGCGAGCAGGCCGTCGAGCTCGTTTTGCGAGGATGGAGCGGAGGAGGGCGCCGTCTCTTGGGCGGTGACAGTATGGGGAGCGCTGGGCATGGGCTTTCCTTGGGGTTTTGGGCCCGCGCAGGGCCGTCGGGGCAGGAGCCTACAGCGGACAGGGCCGTAAATCAATGCCTTGCCAATGGTGCCGCAAGGACGCATGCTTCCGGCAGCAACCAGGAGGCACACATGCCTGAAACGGATACGCCGGCCCTGTTCCGGCTCGAGATCATTGCGGAAGACGAGGATTTCGACCGCGTGAGCGGCGTGCTCGCGCTCGAAGCGGCCTTCGGCTGGGAGGAGGAAAGCCTCCCCGGCGGCGAAACGCGCTTCACCGTGCATTGCGAATCGAAAGAACATCTCCGTCGGCTGCGGGAGCAGGTGGTTCTCACCGCGCCGCAGGCGGGGACGAGCCTCACCCGCGTGGAGAAGCAGGACTGGCTCGCGGCGTGGCGGCTGTTTTTCACGCCTGTGCTGTGCGGCTCGCGCTTTGTGGTGCTCCCGCCGTGGCTTGCCGGCACGGAGGACTTTCCGGGCCGCATCCCCATCCTCATCGAGCCCAAGAGCGCCTTCGGCACCGGGCATCACGCCACCACGGCCTTGTGCCTCTGCGTGCTTTCCGAATTGCTGGACGCCGGGCGCGTAAAGGCCGGCCAAACCTTTCTCGATCTGGGCACGGGCTCGGGCATCCTTGGCATCGGCTGCGCCAAGAGCGGTCTTGGCGGCGCAGGGCTCGACATTGATCCGCTGGCGGTGGACAACGCGCGCGAAAACCGGGCGCTCAACGGCGTCGCCCCCGCTGCCTTCGTCATCGACGCCGGCAGCGTGGACGCGGTGGCCGGCCGCACATTCGACCTCGTGCTCGCCAATATCCTCGCCCGGCCGCTCATGGAAATGGCGCCGGCCGTTGCCGCTGCGCGGGCGCCCGGCGGCTGTCTCGTGCTCTCCGGGCTCCTGGAAAGCCAGGCCGATGCGGTGGAAGCCGCCTATCGTGAACAGGGGCTGCCCAAGGCGCGGCGCAGCATCGACGGCGAATGGTGCGCGCTCGTATGGGAGTGAGTTGACATGGCCGGCCCGCTGGTGCAGCCTTTTTAGAGGCGGTGGCAAGGTGCCACCCCGCAAAACTTCAAGAAGAACTTTAAGCCTCAGGGAGGAGAAGAGCTATGGATACCGTGACTTTTCAGGGCACGCCCCTGCACCTCATGGGCAAGCAGCCAAAGGTTGGCGCACCCGCGCCGGACTTCACCCTGACGGCCAATGACCTCACGCCGCGCACGCTCAAGGATTTTGCCGGCAAGATCCTCGTGCTCGCCTGCGTGCCCTCGCTTGACACCCCGGTCTGCGACCTCGAGATGCGGCACTTTAACAACGCGGCGGCCAAACTTTCCGACAAGGTGCGCATCGTGGCCGTGAGCCGCGACCTGCCCTTTGCGCAGGCTCGCTGGTGCGGCGCGGCCAATGCCAAGGCCGTGGAGACGCTTTCGGATTACAAGGAGGGCGGCTTCGGCCTCGCCTATGGCGTGCTTATCGAGGAGTTGCGCCTGCTCGCGCGGGCCGTCTTTGTGGTGGCCCCGGACGGCACGCTCACCTATAGCCAGGTGGTGCCGGAAATGACCCATGAGCCGGATTATGCCGCCGTGCTCGACGCCGTGAAGGCGCTTTCCTGATTGCGAAGCTTCCCGCACAGCGCCCGGGGCGTGCCGAACATCCGGCGCGCCCTTTCTTTTTGAAATTCCCAAAATTCCGTGATTCTACACGTCGAAGAGCATTTCGAGGTCTTCACGCGTAAGGGACTTCCACGTGTCCTGCCCGGGGATGATGGCCTCGGCCACGCCGCGCTTGGCCTCCTGCAGCTTGAGGATCTTTTCCTCCACCGTGTTCTGGCAGATGAGCTTGTAGGAAAAGACCTGCCGCGTCTGGCCGATGCGGTGGGTGCGGTCCGTGGCCTGGCTTTCCACCGCCGGGTTCCACCACGGGTCGTAGTGGATGACGTAATCTGCCGAGGTAAGGTTGAGGCCAGTGCCGCCCGCCTTGAGCGAGATGAGGAAAATGGGGATGTCCGGGCTGTTGTTGAACCTGTCCACCTGCTCGAAGCGGTCCTTGCTTGCGCCATCGAGATAGCAGAAGGGCATCTGCGAAAATTCCAGCCATTGCCGGATGATGTGCAGCATCTGCACGAACTGGGAAAAGACGAGCACTTTGTGGCCGCCCTCCACGATTTCCGTCACCATGTCCTTGAAGGCGTCGAACTTGCCCGAGGGCAGGTTGTTGGAAAAGCCCGGCAGGTCCATCTTGAGCAGCCGCGGGTGGCAGCAGATCTGCCGGAGCTTGAGCAGGGCGTCGAGGATGGACATCTGGCTCTTGGCGAGGCCCTTTTCGTCCACGTCGGCAAGCACCTGCGCGCGCAGCTTGCGCGCGAGGGCGGAATAAAGCTCGGCCTGGGCCTCTTCCAGCGCGCAGCAGGTGACGCTCTCCACCTTGGGTGGCAGGTCCTTGGCCACTTCGGCCTTGGTGCGCCGGAGAATGAAGGGGCGCACGCGCGTGCGCAGGTAATCGAGGGTCTCGGCGTCGCCGTCCTTGATGGGCTTGACGATGCCCCGCTGGAAAGCATGCTGCGAGCCGAGAAAGCCCGGCATCAGGAACTCGAAGAGCGACCAGAGCTCAAAGAGGTTGTTCTCGATGGGCGTGCCCGAGAGGCAGAGGCGCATGCGGGCGTTGATGCGGCGCACGGCGCGGGCCGTGATGGTGTTGGGGTTCTTGATGTTCTGGGCCTCGTCCAGGATGACGGTGTTGAACTCGTGCTTCTCGATCTCCTCAAGGTCGCGCCGCAGGAGGGCATAGGTGGTGATGATGAGGTCGGAGCTCTCGATATGCTTGAACATGCCCTCGCGGCGCGTGCCGTAGATGATGAGCCGCCTGAGCCTGGGCACGAATTTTTCCGCCTCGCGCTCCCAGTTGGGGAGCACCGAGGTGGGCACAACGATGAGGTTGGGGCCTTTGGGATGGCTCTCCACCATATATTGGATGAAAGCGAGCGTCTGCACCGTCTTGCCGAGGCCCATCTCGTCCGCGAGGATGCCGCCGAAGCCGTATTCCGACAGAAAGTTCAAGTAGGAGAGGCCCTGCGTCTGGTAGCCGCGCAGGGAAGCGTTGAGCCCCTTGGGCGGCGCGATGGGCCGAACCTCGCGGAAGGAGCGGATCTTCTCCCTCAGCTTGTTCCAGAACGAATCCGTGGTGGCGCCGGGCAGGTCTTCCAAAAGGCTGTCGAGCACCGGGGCCTCGAACTGCTTGAACTTCTGCTGCGGCGGCTTGCTCGGGTCGAGCCCGAGGGCCGTGAGCTTGTGCGAGAGCTTTTCGAGCCACGCCTCGGGCAGACTCGTATACGAGCCGTCCTTCAACTGCACATAGCGCTTGCCGCGCGCCCAAGCCTTCCAGATCTTTTCCAGCGGCAGGGACTGGCCCTCGTAATCCACGGTAATGTCGAGCGAGAACCACTTTTCCTTTTCGTTGCTCGTGACCTGCGCCGTGATGGTGGACTTGGCCGTGCGCATCTTGTAGCGCGAGAGCGCTTTCTCGCCGTAAACGCGGTAATTTTCCACAAGGCGCGGATAACTGTCGAGCAGGAAGGCGATGGCCTCTTCCGGCTCCAGAAACCAGAGCTTGTTGGAACGCGCCTGAAAGTCCATGCCCGCAAGCTCGTTCATGAGCTGGGCTTCCTCGTCCTGGTGCCGGCGCACGAGGTAGGTCTGGCCCTCGTAGGTGTAGCTGCCGGTCTGGAAGTCGGGGTTCGGGCCGGGCAGGGTGAACTCGCCGTGGCGCGTCTCGTAGATATTGTCGATCTCCAGCGTGAGCAGGCTGCCTT contains:
- a CDS encoding DEAD/DEAH box helicase; the protein is MSRSEQNVVREMCQTFLHDSVPEYIRDAAYYILSEGGVQKINIQEGETWDVQGVIQGEDLQVYTPSLSFTITDRSARQQCNCSDAFSGVCRHVAALGLRLVEELCKEQGEAEDLPAPLADWKQSFRNFFSTEMEPEPGRHYLIFRFEPEPGRLLVSFFRGRQNKSGLSSVHSEVTLQQIIQNPDWSEFSPQLPHVARQIGQHLDYYGHRVEIPDGLTSWFFWAVRKEYYLLWKDTDKPCRIESAPFALKLKPRLDDAGFHFEVLLKREGRAPLPIRPGKDENEAGDDCPITFHGQMPLWVCYQHNFYPVQTGLYPSLVHNLIHDRPVVPHEEISEFLDRVWTRLPSSELYEPQEFLKLMEPVFQPATYNPKLFLDEEGSLLTLEIDNIYETRHGEFTLPGPNPDFQTGSYTYEGQTYLVRRHQDEEAQLMNELAGMDFQARSNKLWFLEPEEAIAFLLDSYPRLVENYRVYGEKALSRYKMRTAKSTITAQVTSNEKEKWFSLDITVDYEGQSLPLEKIWKAWARGKRYVQLKDGSYTSLPEAWLEKLSHKLTALGLDPSKPPQQKFKQFEAPVLDSLLEDLPGATTDSFWNKLREKIRSFREVRPIAPPKGLNASLRGYQTQGLSYLNFLSEYGFGGILADEMGLGKTVQTLAFIQYMVESHPKGPNLIVVPTSVLPNWEREAEKFVPRLRRLIIYGTRREGMFKHIESSDLIITTYALLRRDLEEIEKHEFNTVILDEAQNIKNPNTITARAVRRINARMRLCLSGTPIENNLFELWSLFEFLMPGFLGSQHAFQRGIVKPIKDGDAETLDYLRTRVRPFILRRTKAEVAKDLPPKVESVTCCALEEAQAELYSALARKLRAQVLADVDEKGLAKSQMSILDALLKLRQICCHPRLLKMDLPGFSNNLPSGKFDAFKDMVTEIVEGGHKVLVFSQFVQMLHIIRQWLEFSQMPFCYLDGASKDRFEQVDRFNNSPDIPIFLISLKAGGTGLNLTSADYVIHYDPWWNPAVESQATDRTHRIGQTRQVFSYKLICQNTVEEKILKLQEAKRGVAEAIIPGQDTWKSLTREDLEMLFDV
- a CDS encoding cyanophycin synthetase, with product MPFRSYQGVRQHLDALGMFHMELGLERMRRVLAALGLERPPFAVVQVLGTNGKGSTSAFLASLCAAHGCRTGLYTSPHFVFPEERIRVDGRPVPGKLWAAPASAVLEACGGEHLTYFEFLTVLALLLFREAGVDVATMEAGLGGRNDATTAIAADVLCFTPIAMDHAAVLGPTLAHIAGDKAAAVRSAAPVCTAEQFPLAAETLRAAANATDAPLTGASPLPKDWLPRLGLAGAHQLGNAALALTAWGRVAPLLGCRSDDAEAQALGLARAFLPGRLQLLPRTAEHPALLLDGAHNPHGMQALLRALDGEGGAPGLMATPPAAIIFSCLGDKDWRSSAGMLRRRFPHVPVFIPALENPRAAEPAEVAAFLAALSPAPAVALDGPDALGRALAAAGGAAPASDAVTLMTGSLYLLAEFFGRYPGYLDPPSSSRESQP
- a CDS encoding methyltransferase domain-containing protein, whose product is MPSAPHTVTAQETAPSSAPSSQNELDGLLADIRKTFDADFEPLEVDDGTLDVLTVRDMPRHLDNLLRRGAIHDPMRDLPLWAKVWPGSFVLGRFLRTQEPEGKRLLEIGAGCAICSMVAARYGFSHIVASDNVADALAFARANVLKNHLEDRIEVRHLDVTTPGQDARFPGGFDIIAASELLYLDDLHRPLLKFLERHLAAGGKALFCTDLARAKPRFAKLAAKSFNVQEGKIGVKSRDEDGVEQRRIYTICILERP
- a CDS encoding 50S ribosomal protein L11 methyltransferase, which gives rise to MPETDTPALFRLEIIAEDEDFDRVSGVLALEAAFGWEEESLPGGETRFTVHCESKEHLRRLREQVVLTAPQAGTSLTRVEKQDWLAAWRLFFTPVLCGSRFVVLPPWLAGTEDFPGRIPILIEPKSAFGTGHHATTALCLCVLSELLDAGRVKAGQTFLDLGTGSGILGIGCAKSGLGGAGLDIDPLAVDNARENRALNGVAPAAFVIDAGSVDAVAGRTFDLVLANILARPLMEMAPAVAAARAPGGCLVLSGLLESQADAVEAAYREQGLPKARRSIDGEWCALVWE
- a CDS encoding YcaO-like family protein, translating into MKTPAILLAACPKGYTRDLDKAVSPAVTVERVRASLARAGLDVVAGARRVDVGRLGIPVYLGICGSDARAVMPTRKQMGKGSSEEQALASALMEVMERFAFFSFWERPRETFSGTWSEAEARFGAALLPLEEVLLSVGDKMPVERARRIMDLTAWEFHPATHLASGRTVWLPLDWFRMLGEFNGSSAGNSVEESLLQGLSELVERHVCCIADRERPTLPTIDPASCEDPTLRGLLDAFTREGIRLVLKDLSLGMPLPTVGALAWDPATFPERSEIVFTAGTASSPAKATIRAVTEVAQLGGDFCTGACYEASGLPKFTQLAQAEWLLAGPAIPLESLPSVEAPDIRDELLAAIDGLKPLEVYAVATTHPALGIPAHYTIVPGLQFRERDTNQGLGLFVGRKLAETCDAETASRGLVALAELSPGAHYLPFFQGMLALRREEPEQARDLFLAALPLQPDAEAAGLAAFYAAHAGTLRGRWAEAVPLLEQAVSLCPEMKEYGNLLGVALYKTGRYAEAAEAFKAVLKLDKGSAMDRANLGICYKFLGRPQDARRELTAALELDPTLDFARAHLSELEAGAAGGEDDALS
- the tpx gene encoding thiol peroxidase, whose amino-acid sequence is MDTVTFQGTPLHLMGKQPKVGAPAPDFTLTANDLTPRTLKDFAGKILVLACVPSLDTPVCDLEMRHFNNAAAKLSDKVRIVAVSRDLPFAQARWCGAANAKAVETLSDYKEGGFGLAYGVLIEELRLLARAVFVVAPDGTLTYSQVVPEMTHEPDYAAVLDAVKALS